The window TCTTGATGCTCCACCACCAGCACTCGCCGTTGTCGACGCGCCACCGACAGTTCGTGCCCGAAGAACGCCCCCAGATCCATGATCGGCAGCAAGCGCCCACGCAGGTTGGCCAGGCCCTTGACCCAGGATTTGACGCCCGGCACCTGAGTAAAACGCGGTTCGTGCAGCACCTCGCTGACTTCGCTCATGGGCGCGACGTACCAGTGTTCGCCCAAGCGGAAGCCGATGCCGCTCCAGCTGTCCTGTCGGGTCGGCTGCGACGGCAAGTCCGCCGCCAGCAAGCGACAGCGCTGGTCGATCTGCAGCAGCAGCTCAAAAGCCGTCAGCGACTCGGTCATGGCCGGACGATCAACCGGCCAGCACGTTGTTCAGGGTTTTCAGCAGGGTTTCTTCATCGACCGGTTTGGTCAGGTAATCCTTGGCGCCCTGGCGCGTGCCCCAGACCTTGTCGGTTTCCTGATCCTTGGTCGTGATGATGATCACCGGGATGTGCCCGGTTTCCGGGTCTTTGGTCAGCTGGCGGGTCGCCTGGAAGCCGTTGAGGCCGGGCATGACGATATCCATCAGCACCGCATCGGGTTTTTCCAGGCGGGCCAGGGCCACGCCGTCGGCGCCGTTTTCGGCTTTCAAGACTTCATGACCGTGCTTTTCCAGCATGCCGGTCAGTTTGTACATTTCAGTCGGCGAATCATCGACGATCAGAATACGTGCCATGGTCTTCCCCATTCTTGTCGACGCAAGGCCCGCTGGCCGAGCGTCACTGTGCGTGTCTTACTGCGGCAAAACGGCGGCGAAGCCCGGAACATGGGCCTGGATCGCGTTCAGCAGTTCTTCCTTGCTGAAAGGCTTGGTCAAAAACTGGTCGGAGCCGACGATGCGTCCCTTGGCCTTGTCGAACAGCCCGTCCTTGGACGACAGCATAATCACCGGCGTGGACTTGAATGCACTGTTGTTCTTGATTAA of the Pseudomonas sp. MAG733B genome contains:
- a CDS encoding chemotaxis protein CheW, whose translation is MTESLTAFELLLQIDQRCRLLAADLPSQPTRQDSWSGIGFRLGEHWYVAPMSEVSEVLHEPRFTQVPGVKSWVKGLANLRGRLLPIMDLGAFFGHELSVARRQRRVLVVEHQEVFAGLMVDEVFGLQHFAQDSLEAVPINDVQVPMAAFVEGCFEREQTWRVFSPFALARSQGFMNIAV
- the pilH gene encoding twitching motility response regulator PilH; translated protein: MARILIVDDSPTEMYKLTGMLEKHGHEVLKAENGADGVALARLEKPDAVLMDIVMPGLNGFQATRQLTKDPETGHIPVIIITTKDQETDKVWGTRQGAKDYLTKPVDEETLLKTLNNVLAG